AGTGCAGCAAGGCCAAGGAGTCCAAGTCATCGAAGGCTAGTACAAGTAAAGCAGGCAGCAGCAAGGGAACCAGCGGCATCGCAGACAAAAAATTGGACAGCTCTAAGTTCGAGAACTACTTCAACTTTCAGGGTGATATTAAGACCATAAAGCCTCATCAAATGTTGGCCATCAATCGTGGGGAGAGTCACAAATTCCTCACCGTCAAGTTGGAGACAAACGATTACCTTAAGCGAGATCTCATGCGTTTCATAACTGATCAGTATATGAACGAAGGTCTGCAGTATCCTCTTAGGAGGGAGGTATTTACAAAGTCCCTAGACGAGTGCTACGCCAAgaaatgtaagaaaaatatatttataaatgtcaTATATTGTGCCAATTACTGACTAATTGCAGTGCAGCCGCTGATGTGCAGACAAATACGCGCGGATCTGAAGGAGAAGGCGCAAAAGGCAGCCATCGATGTGTTTGCCAAGAACCTGAAGCAACTGCTGCTGATGTCGCCGCTTAAAGGAGAGCGCATTCTGGGCATCGATCCTGGCTACACGAACGGCTGCAAACTGGCGGTCATAACCGAGACTGCTGATGTCCTGGACACGGGTGTTATTTACCCTCATGGCGCACGGTCCAACAAGCGGGCGGCCGAGCAAAAACTAGTTCAGTTTCTCTCAGAACACAAGTATATTAgagtttaatttgattttaaaaaaccttttgttAATGATGTTCTCTTTTAAAGCTGCCAAATTATAGCCCTGGGCAATGGAACTGCCTGCCGGGAAACCGAGCACTGGCTGACTGACATGTTTCACTCCGGCATCCTGGACAGCAGAAGCATTCGCTACAGCATTGTGAACGAGAATGGTGCCTCTGTTTACTCATGCAGCGATGTGGCTACCAAGGAATTTCCCAAAATGGACACCAACGAAAGGAGTGCAGGTTTGCAGTTGATTTTACAATTGTATATAAAGGTCATaccttaaatattatatttagtaTCCATAGCGCGTCGGCTAAACGATCCGCTGAGTGAGTATGTAAAGATAGAACCGCGACACTTGGGTGTGGGCATGTACCAGCACGATGTGTCAGAGAAGATTCTCACGGAATCGCTGAAGGATGTGGTCTCCGAATGCGTGAGCTATGTGGGCGTGGACCTCAACACCGCCAGTCTCAGTGTGCTCAAGTAGGTCTAGAGTCGACTTGCAAGtgatatgttatttaaatcctTCTCAAACCTTTAATCCAGACACATTGCTGGTCTGTCGGAGAAGAAGGCCGAGAAGATCATTGAGTATCGGACGCAAAAGGGACCCTTTCAGACCCGCAAGGATCTGCTCTCGGTGCGTACTATAGGCGAGAAATCGTTCGTCCAGTGCGCCGGTTTTGTGCGCATCGAACCTCTTAGCACGGGAGGAAGACTACAGAACCCTTTGGACTGCACCTGGGTGCATCCCGAGAGCTATAAAGTGGCGGAAAGGTAAGTTgagctttattttttaacaagcGAGAGTTAGGGCACTTTAGCCTTTTCCGCTGCAATTCTGGCCTTCTCCTCCGCCGCTTCCACCAGCATGGAGGTGTCACTAAACACATTGACCAAGTCACTGTCACTTTGCCAGATCTTGGGGCAATCATCAACGAACTTCTTAGCTTTATTTACGTCCTCGCTGGATTGAGAGGGCTGGCACCAGCATGGCAGATACGGCTTCAAGGGATCCTTCTTGTCGCACCGCTTGCAAGTGCAGTTCTCCAAGCCGGCTCTCATGAAGCTCTTGAAGTCGCACTCTCGGCTCAACAGCGCCAAATAGTCCTCAATGGAGTGCTCCTTCATGGGATCCATCAGTTCCGCCCAGGTTTTTAGCTTAACGATTACGCCAAAGAAGTAGGTGTTCAGGTCCTCGATCATTTGTTCAACTACTTCTAGATCTTTAAGGAAAGGACTCTTGAGAGACCGATCCAGCCTGGTCAGACGCAGATCCAACTCCTTTTTGCTTTCGCGCATatccaaaaacaatttggtCAGATCAGAGCTGAAGGGCCTTAAATTAGCAGTTgtcttgtttttgttatatGAACTTACTTGGACTGATTTACGCAATTGTAGGCCCTCTGAAATTCGCAGAGCTCCCGCTCCTCGGTCATGCGGCTAAGATACTCCGGATAGATCTTGGTGCATCCGGTGGCCCCGGCCAATATGCGGTAACGCACCCCATGGTACCGCATCTCCTTAACCTTTTCGATCTGCCAGGGCTTAGCCTTCGCTAGTTTCTCCTTGAGCTTCCTTAGTTTCTGATCAACGACTAAAATTTGCCCGTGCACACACTGCTCCAGCTTAAAATCGTAGATGGTATATGTGTTCTCACAACGCTTGAAAGTGGGATTCAGCAGATGGATGGGAATGGTGGATCCCCGGCATGGAGGCGGTAGCGGACGACGCCTATACCGCTCAGGGGGATACTCCCAGCATACTCCAAATTGAGCCTGGAGCGGCACTTTGATCGGGTGCTGCCAACACGGCGAGTATTGCGTCGGATCTTGGTAGCGATAGAAGGGCACCTCACCACAGGCCACCATCTTCACCTTGCTGGGCGGCAGCTTTGGAGGATAGTGCCAGCGCTCTTCATACTGCCGTTTTAAATCGGCAATCATGATATTtgcaaatttgaaatttaaaacttataatcCAAATACTGTTTGTGTTTTCAGTATTGTGGGAGAATGTGACCTGAAGCTGACGGACATTGGCAAGGCTGGCTTTATCGCTCGCATCAAGGAGTTTGCCGCTTCCCCATCTAAGCTCGATCGCATAGCCAAGCAGCATAAACTGCCAATGGAAAGGGCAAGTCATATACTCACACCTATTATTTCATGCTTTCTGTTTTATatcacattaaaaaatattgaatacaaTTTAGTGATTTTATATATCAAAAAATTGTGTCACAACATATATACTAAGTAAAtgtctttgattttgttttgcggTGATCAAAATTTAAGTGATCAGATAATTTAGATCTTGACTGTCGTTATTtggttatttaaatttttattgaaaaactatATTTCACGGATTAAAGACTacattgttatatttttaaaaaagtctgTCAAATTTTAGAAAGTACGATTCTGTAgaagtttatttgtttagcgtgtctgaaaattttattttgagaaaGAGGCACTGAAAGTTGTCAGGCATTGAATTATTAAgctgttataaataaatttaaaacaaaacttgttTTTCAGTTGGAATTCCTGTTAGTTGCTCTGCAGCGCGAATTGCTCCAGGATTATCGTGCTGATTTGGACAAGAGGCCGCTTTTTAAACAGGGCCTAACACGGCTGGATGATCTCAGCCTAGGCGATGTGGTTACGGGTAGGTGGAACCTTTTTTTTGAGATACCTTCACACACGGAAGTTATTGCCACTATTTCTCCCAAAATTCAGGTGCCGTGACGAACGTAACACAGTTTGGCGCCTTCGTGGATGTCGGAGTGGAACGCGATGGCCTCATACACAAGAGCCACATGAACGACAGTGAGCTGAGCATCGGGGATCGCATAGTGGCATCGGTGGTGAAGGTGGATCTGCAGCGTCGCCAGTTAGGACTACGGTTGGAGAACATGCTGGTGGAGACGGACTCGTCTTTTACTTTCAAGAGGGAGGAGGATTAAAAACAAGACAAGGATGCTTAATGCTTTCGGAAGTATTTAATGATTCATATCGTAATTGTTTCGTTGCTCACATGAGCATtcatatatactatatatagttcatatatatatatgtgtatatgcATAGTATAACGGCTTTCCTAAATGTACTCAAAGCTTATCAGTTAGTAATAAATGTTCACATAAAAATCACCGTCTTCAAGTTCGTCATCTTGTTTCCCTTTTCGCCATTTGTTTGCAGCAAATGTCCTAAAATCAATACTCGTGTGAATTGTTATCGAAAGGGTTGGGGgttattgctttaaaaactAAGTGATGCCCTCGTAGTAAGCCAGTTAAAATGtttgactaaataaatatacaatatgCATACATTTAGGCGCTTGCAGAAGTTGCTTTCACTTTTCAgttagtttgtttgtttgttgttttcgaaTTTATTGCCGTTTCAGTagaattgttaaaaattattataaacaatgtTATATGATCTGCATTTACATAATTACACAatacaataattataatatattcaaaaatatatgatgtatttaaatttattgtttcctCCTTCTCTCTTTTTACCCCGTAATCGATATCAATTTCATATTCTAGCTACATGGACATGTCGCGTAATCAACCGataattgtataaataaatatatggatCCGTACATAATATATTGGAGTAAGTGTACCTACACAGATAATGTGATAATGTATCGCAAAAGACCAAAAACAAATCGTACATGGTATGGTAGTAATTGCTTAGGTTAATGCTAATGCTCTCTTGTCCTCGTGTTCGCTTTCGTTTTCTCATTctgtttgttattgttactGCCGATGTTCTCCATCTTCTGTTTTGCGTAGAGATATTgttcaataatttataatttatttttatcatttataaTGATAGCATAGGTAATGATGTAAGTATTGTTTATCAACTCTTGTAATAATAAGTCTATGTGTATAAGCAGTTTTCGTTCTCGTTCCTAAGCAGCCGTCCAGCAGGATATTCAAAATTCGAATCGAATAAATCAGATGAAACCGATTTGCGATTTCGAGAGCCATCTCTTTGACAAGTAAGCTTGATACTTATGAAATCAAATGCTCGAATTCGAGATAATCGCCCGATATCTTCTGATGAACGACCTTCAAACGTAAAACTCTCCTCTTCCTTGTTAATTATCGTGTTGGTAGTCTAATTATCTCAAATGATGTTCAAGTAATTGAAAGTGCACAGTTTCCGAATATCTTCAGTGGCAGACGACACGGCACAGCCGCAACGCTTGAGTGTAAGTGGGTGGGCAATGGTGAGTGGTGCTGAGAGTATGCGAGTGGGGTGTTGTTGTGTGGTTGATCTGTAGATCTGATCTGTGGATCTGATCTGTGGATCTTTCTGTGTTTCCGGCGACGGCAGCCTGGCATTTCGGAGTATTCTATTCAAATTGATTCGTGCGCCTGCTTCTCTGGTGGGGAGAGAAAAGATAGTTACATGCATAAGTCGTCGCATCGAATGTGGTTATTGCATTCTGGGCGTGGCACTTACCGATGGCCAGGCGGAGGCGGGCGGGTATTGATGGTGAAGGTGTGTGGTGGTGTGTTTGTTGGTATGCgagttttcaaaaatgatcGAAATCAAGAGCGGAAATAAAAcgtaattatttctttttcttctcttttctGCAAGTGTAGAACGGAACAAAAGGCGAGGTTAGCAAAATCGTGATTGGAAACTCAAAAACGGGGTGTTTAGGTATTCAATGTTCGTTTGGATTCGCACTAAGCCAAGCTAGACACTGAAGAGTTAACAATTAACATTGAGATTTGGCCTCGGCCTGCTCACATTTAAGACAGGTGGTGGTCAGAGTACGGTTTGGGGCATTTAAAACGAGCGAGCAcctcatttttttgttggagTGGATCACTAGCCTCCGGGAGAAGTGGTGGTGCTTCGTGAGCTGTGTTGGCAAGAGACTAAGTTGGCTAATGGCTTTTCGAATGGATCAAGTGCCGCCAGAGtgggcaacagcagcagaagacatcgaACCATCTGTAAGATTGAAGAATTCTTCCATTTGGGTTTtgcattttcacttttttcgtTGTTCGACTTGCAATTGGAAAACGGGTTGGAAAACGAAGTAACGAAGTAACGCAAACGGAGTGGCAACGGGTAACGATTCGGGGTCACCAAATATCGTCGGGTTAGCATGAGTCTTATATGGTACAATCAATGTAGCCAGCAATTAGtgggggtgtgtgtgtgtgtgatgagtccaattgattaattaattgattctGTCTACTTAAAATTGTATCTATATCTGCTGGGATGCGAGTGGGTTTTGTAAAACTTGTATAATgctttctatattttttgtttgtttgtgagTATGTTGTTAACATGTATATTTGGAATGCCTCTAGCCTCTAGCTTAGATTTAAACGTAAACGTTTGCTACTAATGAACCACATTTGTGTTTTCTACAATTCATCGTTTAATTTCgttctaaatatatttgttttccgTTTGTATAAGTACATATAACGCCAAAACTATAGGTTGCCTACAAGTGCTACAAAAAACTGTTATCTAAAGTTAACTATTCCAATCTTGACTTTGAATCTTTTTAAACGGTCGaacgttttgttttggtttctaAATTCCTAATTATCGATTACGAATTGTTCATTGAGTTTTCACAGCATGTTGTGTGGTTGTTTTGTGGTTGCATCCaaattaaaaccattattcacataaaaactaattacatTAGGGGTCGGTCTCCGTCTCCGTCTCCATTTCCTCGTGGTTTTAATTGCCTACGCGCAACACTTAAGTCTGGATTCTGCTATTGTTATACGTATCGTAGTTTAAACtattcaaaattattgtaaAGCTTGTGGGGATGTGGCAATATATGATGCGAGCGAAATgcaaaacgaaacaaaacacacaagaaatatatatattcatacaGAGAAAGGATATTAGGTGATAACATTAATAACAGTACAGTAATGCCAGCAACACAACAAAACACCGCAGCAAACGGAGTCCCAGAACAGCTTGTGCCATCCCTTGTTGGTGGACACCGATATCCGGGGTGCGCTGCGGATCGAACAACACAACATTAAGGGAATCTCGGGAGGGCTCAACAAAAGCGTTAAAAAGTACGGCAAACACAAGGAAACGTAAGCAAAAAGGATAAGCAGAACAACAGAACATAACGAATGGATCGGAGCGATCGCTTAAACCACACAAGCTGAGAAAACTCCCATTACGCGTCAGCCAATGTCCTGCTGCATATTGCcggaggacgaggacgaggagctggaggagccaCTGGGGCGTTGCTGCTGACTGTACCTGTTCGctggctgttgttgctgctgctgctgctgctccttctgGCTAATACTTTGCGGCGTGGTTGGCGTgcaggtggtggtggtgctgatgctggtggtgctgcccACTGGGAATGTGTCGGCCTCCTCCTCGTGCGCCGCTGGCGTCGGTTGCAGGGCCTGCagctccagctgctgctgatccGCCAGCATCTTGGCGCTCAGGATGCTCACATAGGTGCGGTAGCGACGCAGCTGCAAAAtgtacaaacaaataaatcagaaGTCGATTACACTCGAGAGGGAGATACAGTTGGGGAGTGCGacaatttaaagattttaaattgttaataaacaaaatcagataaaaaaagttgaatattgtttagtttttcaaagaaaattttagccgtttgtaatttcttaaaatgcactttttgatatactttaataaatgattttaaacaaatttgagaaaaaaaatctaaatggtatttgttttgaaatattcaaactaccaaattaaaaaaaaatttaaggtaATTTAGTTAATAGTATTAGCTTcacaaaaatatacaacagttttttaaaatattcgtctaaaaataaaaacaaggtatcaatttctttaaattcgcTCTTCTATACTATAGTAGATGATGTTATacaaatgtacaaaaaataactataagTCCTTGTTTATGTGCACCTTTGTATtagaataatataaattacaaatttttaaaaattaaaaaaaaaaatagttggtaattaatatatttgtatattttaactattttactTCCTAACTACTTTTGATTGCTTAgcataaacattaattttgatcGCAGCTGTAGCTCGAACTCACCTCATACTGCAAGTAGCTCTCCTTCTCCTTGTAGTTCTGCAGAGGCAATCCCTTGTTGGGAATCGGACCCTTTTTGTGCTCGTTGAGCTCCTGATCCAACTGGGCCAACTGGACCTCGTGCGACTCCAACTGCTCCTTCTGTAAAGCAAACGCAAAATAAGTAATCGCCCTTGAAACAACTACTCCACTCTACTCACCAGCAACAGTTTGGACTGTTTGCTGGGCAGGAGCGGTCGCTGGAACCGCTTCTGGCTGCCCACGCCGCCCTCGAGTGGTGGCGCTGATATGGCCGCGCACACATAGTTGATCGTCTCCACCCACGATTGCAGCTCCTTGGAGTCGCTGGTCTGGAACAGATATTCGGCCTGGTCGGACGTCTGCAGGCGGAACACATGTTGCTTCTTGGTGTAGTCGTTGGCCTTGGTGGCCAGTGCGTGATGTATGCGTATTGCATTGTGCAGATTGTCGGACATCTACAGATAcagttttatattattaagtgTTCTT
This genomic window from Drosophila gunungcola strain Sukarami chromosome 3R, Dgunungcola_SK_2, whole genome shotgun sequence contains:
- the LOC128252603 gene encoding uncharacterized protein LOC128252603 — its product is MIADLKRQYEERWHYPPKLPPSKVKMVACGEVPFYRYQDPTQYSPCWQHPIKVPLQAQFGVCWEYPPERYRRRPLPPPCRGSTIPIHLLNPTFKRCENTYTIYDFKLEQCVHGQILVVDQKLRKLKEKLAKAKPWQIEKVKEMRYHGVRYRILAGATGCTKIYPEYLSRMTEERELCEFQRAYNCVNQSNSDLTKLFLDMRESKKELDLRLTRLDRSLKSPFLKDLEVVEQMIEDLNTYFFGVIVKLKTWAELMDPMKEHSIEDYLALLSRECDFKSFMRAGLENCTCKRCDKKDPLKPYLPCWCQPSQSSEDVNKAKKFVDDCPKIWQSDSDLVNVFSDTSMLVEAAEEKARIAAEKAKVP
- the LOC128252602 gene encoding S1 RNA-binding domain-containing protein 1 isoform X2 → MTQPDGPVASSTTTGRSSFWERRKVWNIHELLAETENIQPQAARNIVQLFENENTIPFICRYRRDLVDHIAPDRLRDIRNTYTEIVDLRKRAENIVSQLERENVLNTDIREELMCAKTNEELEFLYAPYKPASKGTLAERAKALGLEEYADRLLYGSAPRVNLSEIVDPGNEALATEVLVMSGICNIIIHNISKNTNVLEEIRRLQNVHRVFLKCSKAKESKSSKASTSKAGSSKGTSGIADKKLDSSKFENYFNFQGDIKTIKPHQMLAINRGESHKFLTVKLETNDYLKRDLMRFITDQYMNEGLQYPLRREVFTKSLDECYAKKLQPLMCRQIRADLKEKAQKAAIDVFAKNLKQLLLMSPLKGERILGIDPGYTNGCKLAVITETADVLDTGVIYPHGARSNKRAAEQKLVQFLSEHNCQIIALGNGTACRETEHWLTDMFHSGILDSRSIRYSIVNENGASVYSCSDVATKEFPKMDTNERSAVSIARRLNDPLSEYVKIEPRHLGVGMYQHDVSEKILTESLKDVVSECVSYVGVDLNTASLSVLKHIAGLSEKKAEKIIEYRTQKGPFQTRKDLLSVRTIGEKSFVQCAGFVRIEPLSTGGRLQNPLDCTWVHPESYKVAESIVGECDLKLTDIGKAGFIARIKEFAASPSKLDRIAKQHKLPMERLEFLLVALQRELLQDYRADLDKRPLFKQGLTRLDDLSLGDVVTGAVTNVTQFGAFVDVGVERDGLIHKSHMNDSELSIGDRIVASVVKVDLQRRQLGLRLENMLVETDSSFTFKREED
- the LOC128252602 gene encoding uncharacterized protein YdcI isoform X1, which codes for MSTRPRRAAATKKLVIELSDSDEELSLTANDDYRPPETKSRRIDRAANSLASGPKRQRWPTSKKANAEKAAPSKRKRAGKDKEDENACPNETNPEPEVNAPPPSLTQPSSTTERSSEEPAPKRKRARKEQVDRNASSSETNPEPPPTMTQPDGPVASSTTTGRSSFWERRKVWNIHELLAETENIQPQAARNIVQLFENENTIPFICRYRRDLVDHIAPDRLRDIRNTYTEIVDLRKRAENIVSQLERENVLNTDIREELMCAKTNEELEFLYAPYKPASKGTLAERAKALGLEEYADRLLYGSAPRVNLSEIVDPGNEALATEVLVMSGICNIIIHNISKNTNVLEEIRRLQNVHRVFLKCSKAKESKSSKASTSKAGSSKGTSGIADKKLDSSKFENYFNFQGDIKTIKPHQMLAINRGESHKFLTVKLETNDYLKRDLMRFITDQYMNEGLQYPLRREVFTKSLDECYAKKLQPLMCRQIRADLKEKAQKAAIDVFAKNLKQLLLMSPLKGERILGIDPGYTNGCKLAVITETADVLDTGVIYPHGARSNKRAAEQKLVQFLSEHNCQIIALGNGTACRETEHWLTDMFHSGILDSRSIRYSIVNENGASVYSCSDVATKEFPKMDTNERSAVSIARRLNDPLSEYVKIEPRHLGVGMYQHDVSEKILTESLKDVVSECVSYVGVDLNTASLSVLKHIAGLSEKKAEKIIEYRTQKGPFQTRKDLLSVRTIGEKSFVQCAGFVRIEPLSTGGRLQNPLDCTWVHPESYKVAESIVGECDLKLTDIGKAGFIARIKEFAASPSKLDRIAKQHKLPMERLEFLLVALQRELLQDYRADLDKRPLFKQGLTRLDDLSLGDVVTGAVTNVTQFGAFVDVGVERDGLIHKSHMNDSELSIGDRIVASVVKVDLQRRQLGLRLENMLVETDSSFTFKREED